CCGGTGAACTGCGTGCCATTGATGGTGACCACGGTCCCTGACTCTCCGCTGGTTGGGCTGAAACTGGTAATCGTCGGAGGTGCGAAAGTAACTGTGAATGATCCGGCACTCACGGCTGTTCCTTTCGGCGTGGTTACACGTAGCTGACCGCCCGGAGTTCCAGAAGGTACGACTGCCGTCAGTTGATTGGCTGAAGCGACAGAAAAACTGGTGGCAGGGACGTCGCCAAACCGAACCTGAGTGGCACCAGTAAAATTGCTACCACTGACGGTGACCGTGGTTCCAACCGGGCCGGAAGCTGGGAAAAAGCCGGCAATGGCCGGGGTTGGGTCTGGTTGGGCCGCCAGTGAAACCTTCCAGGCACCGCGTCCGTGGGTAAAAGCCACCAGGTTTCCATTGTCCTGACACAGGGTTTGGACCACGGTGTTGGCAAATCCGGTGTTTTCAACCAGCCAGGTGCGACCACTGTCAAGCGTTGTAAAAACCCCGAGGTCGGTGCCGACAAACACTCTGGCGCTATTTCCTGGGTCAACCAGTACCGAATGCACCGGGAGATCCGGCAATCTCCCGCTTCCAACGCCATCAAACGGCATCCAGCTCGCCCCGGCATCGGTGCTTTGCCAGATGTGGTTTCCACCAAAGGTCGAATAAGTCGCATACACCACAGATGGGTTTTTCGGATCAAAAGCCAGCGACGACACAAACCCTTCGCGTGGCTGAACAGCGGGCCACACTGTTTCGCGATTGGAACTCAACGCGGCTGTCGTTCGGTGGATAAATCCATCGGCGCGACCAGCCAGCACGATGTTCGAATCCTGAGGAGAAATCGCAATCGCGCTCACGCTTGAAAAACTGTCTCCTTCATAGAGCGGGGCGCTGCCAAAATCCCAGAAAACCATGGCGTTGTCACATTGCCACATGCGTTGTCCACCGGTCCAAAACCGCTTTGGATCTTTCGGATCCATGGCAAACGGAGTGATGAATAAAAATCTGCGGTCAGCCAGTCCAAATGATCCGATTTCGAAGGTTCGTCCACCGTCATTGGTGACATAAAAGCTGCCGTTTGGTGTCGAAACATACTGGGTCAGCAAATTGACTGGGTCAATCGCCACATAGCCGCCATCACCGCCAAACACACGTCCCCAGTTGATTCCGGTTGAATCGCCGCCGCGAACGGTGCCGTTGTCCTGGGTGCCGCCAAAATAAAAGCGGGCATTTTGATAGGCTGTTCCATGGTAAAACTGGGTAACAGAATAGCCATTATTGAGCGAACGCCAAAACACACCGCCATTTTCAGTGCTACAGGGAGCCTGATCGCCTTGAGCAGATGGGCCACGGGCATTGTCGGTTCGTTCAATCCCACCATCACTGGTCACAAACATGGTTTGATTGCGCACCCCGTCATATTGCGGATGAAACACAATGTCGTGATGGTCGGCATGCGAATAGCGTGGTGACTCAGGTGATGCCCACCAGTGACTGATCAGCCCCCAGTTGGCGCCGCCGTCGTCTGATCGGAACAGGTCAATGCCACCGGCAAACACGATGTCCGGGTTGAGCGGGTCAACCGCGATGACATTGTCCCACCAGCCTTGATTGAAAAAGGTGGTGGGGCCGCTAAAAATCCGGCACTCGTTTAAAAAGGCAAAAATGGTATTTGAGAGCAACACGGTGTTCAGCCGGGTTGGGTCGGTATTGCGCACGCGGGCTGACCAGGAACCGGTGTCGCCGTTTGAAGTTGACCGAAACACCGCGTGAAGCCCATGGGTGTAATTAAAATCAAACCGGCTCTCGATGCTGGCTGACATGGCATAGACGGTACTTTGATCCGAGGGAGCAATTGCTAAAGACGTCCGGCCCATTCCGGTTTCATTGAGCACGGTTTCCCAGTTTCCATTCCCTGCTGCATCTTTGTTGCGCAGGATTGCCGCCTGGGCAAAGGTGCCAATCGTGGCAAACAGGAAGTCAGTCGGCTGGTCAGTTCGAATTGCCAGATCCATCGCTCCGCCGCGCACATCGGTGGCATGGACCTGCTGCCACGAGGCGCCGCCGTCGGTTGTACGCCAGATGCCGGTTCGGGTGGCGGCATAGACCCGGTTGGGGTTGGTCGGGCTGACGACCAGATCATTGACATACTCGAAATTTGAGTTGTTGATCGTGTCGGGCAGATGTTGCCAGGTGGCGCCGCCATCCGTAGAGCGAAAGATTCCATTGCCAGATGCACCACTTCCGCCACGAGTCACGTCAAGTGACAGAAACCCTTCGCCTGTTCCGGCATAAATCACAAACTGATCAAGGGTTGGACCGGGCACCACCGCCAGCGCACACACCGCCAGATTCGCCAGGGCATCGGTGAGTGGTTTCCAGGAGCCGCCTCCATCCGTAGATCGCCAGACGCCCCCGCTCACGCCCCCAGTAAACAGAATGGATGGATCCGTCGGATTGACAAACAGTTTCCGGGTGCGTCCCCCAATATTCCCCGGTCCAAGTTCGGTCCAGGCGCCGAGTGACTGGCGTTGGGTGTCGGAGAGCCGTGTTTGCCGGAGCTGCTGACGCGACGGAAGTTGTTTTCCAAGTGCCGTTGAAACCTGGGGCATGGTTTCCATCTGTTCCAGCGCCTGAATGTAGCGTTGCATCGGAAGGGGCTCACCTGGGCTGATGGTTCGTTTGCGGTAGTCCCACTGAAGTGCTTCTCCTGGCTGGTCAAACCGCATCCGCTTTTGCTTGTCAGCCAGGCGTTTGGCCAAAACCGGATCCACCGGTTTTGGGTTGGTTTTGACCGTGCCGATTGGGGATTTTCGACCCGATTGGTGCAAAGTAGGTTTGCCAGAGTTGGAATGTCCAGCATAGGATTGCGGCGCACGGCGTTGCGCCAGCACTGGAAATTCGCCTGCGACACCTGCCAGCAAGACACACCAGAGCCCGATTCCTAAAAAAACAACTGGTATCTGGTGGCCAGACACCGGAAATCCGCGTGAACCTGAAACGTGCATAAAGTATTCATCCAAATAGCGAAAGAGGATCAAAAACGCTCATGAGCCGAGCTGTGATATTTGATTTTGATGGAGTGATTGTAAACAGCGAGCCCATTCACTTTCAGGGGCTCAATCGGGCGTTAGCACCCGAAGGAATTGATGTTTCTTGGGAACAATACCAGGAAAGGTATTTGGCTTTCGATGATAAAACCTGCTTTTCGGCTGTCTTCCAGGATTGGGGATGTGAACTTTCTTTGAGTAAGCGAACTGAATTGATTGAACGCAAGGCAGAGATTGTCCATCAGTTAATGGAAGGAAGGGAATCGCTTTTTCCAGGCGTGATGGAATTGATTCCTCGCCTGGCGACGATTGTTCCCCTGGCCGTGAATTCAGGTGCTTTGCGAGCCGAAATTGAACTGGTTCTGACTGGAACTGGTCTCCGGCATCATTTCACCACGATTGTCAGTAGCGAAGATATAACTCGCTGTAAACCGGATCCAGAAGGGTATCTGCTGGCCTTGCAACGTCTTAATGAGTTTCTCAACCCTCATCCGTGGCTCCAGCCAAAAGATTGCTGGGTGATTGAAGACTCGGTTCAGGGGGTTGAATCTGCCATCCGGGCCGGAATGAAATGCCTGGCGGTGACCAATTCCTACCCGGCAGAGGCGCTCAGTCGTGCCACCCATATCGTTTCAACCCTGGAAGGCTGGCAGCCTTGAATGAAGAATGAAGATGGTGAAAAAAAGGACATAAAGGACATAAAGGACATAAAGGACCAGGTAGAAGTCGGTTGTGTGGGAGTGACGCGGGTGGTACTGACAAACCCTCTATTCCCAACACCAACCTGGTCGGCACTGGTCTTTCGGCAACGTGATGATAATTTGGGCGAAATTTAGGCAATTCTTCATTCTCAATTCTTCATTCTGTTGACTTCCTGCCACACCAAATGCCCACGTTTGTGGCAGAACCACAACACCTCTCGGTCAGCGATTTTTGGGATTTTTGAGAAGTACCTGTATTTGTGGAATTTGCAAAATTTTGATGTGGGTTCAAAATTTGGTATGCAATATGCAGAGGCTTTCAACGGTTTGTATTTTCAATCCAATCACAATCAAAAGGAACGAGCGAAAGGATCCATCCAGAGATTTTGCCAGGGAAACGTCTTCCCAAGTTTTTTCAACCAAGCCCCACCGCGTAAGAAAAAACCTGGCTCCAGCTCGTGAGGAATCAATGAGACCACAAACGACGCTTGCTCGCGCCGTCCATACCACCGGGATTGGTTTACATACCGGTACTCCTGTTGAACTGACCATTTTTCCAGCCCCCCCCGATACCGGGTATGTTTTTCGCCGGGCTGACCTCAACGGCTTTGAACTCTCCGCCACGCCCCATCACGTTGCCCACGTCAGTTATGCCACCACCCTGATGCGCAAAGGGGTGATGGTCTCCACCGTCGAACATCTCCTTTCCGCATTGCACGGATGCCAGGTTGACAATGCGATTATTGAACTTAACAGTTTTGAAGTTCCGATTTTGGATGGCAGTGCGTTGCCGTTTGTCGAACTCATCGAAGCGGCCTCAGTCGTTGAACTCCCCGCCATTGGACAAACACTGCGGATTTTGCGCTCAGTTGAAATCATTGACGGTGCCCGCCGAATTGCCATTCATCCGTATCAAGGGTTCCGGATTGAGAGCACCATTGATTTTCCCCACCCCGTGATTGGTCGTCAGACCAGTGCCCTTGACCTCACCCCCGAAAATTACCGTCGCGAAATAGCCCCGGCCCGAACCTTTGGGTTCATCCACG
The DNA window shown above is from Acidobacteriota bacterium and carries:
- a CDS encoding IPT/TIG domain-containing protein, producing the protein MHVSGSRGFPVSGHQIPVVFLGIGLWCVLLAGVAGEFPVLAQRRAPQSYAGHSNSGKPTLHQSGRKSPIGTVKTNPKPVDPVLAKRLADKQKRMRFDQPGEALQWDYRKRTISPGEPLPMQRYIQALEQMETMPQVSTALGKQLPSRQQLRQTRLSDTQRQSLGAWTELGPGNIGGRTRKLFVNPTDPSILFTGGVSGGVWRSTDGGGSWKPLTDALANLAVCALAVVPGPTLDQFVIYAGTGEGFLSLDVTRGGSGASGNGIFRSTDGGATWQHLPDTINNSNFEYVNDLVVSPTNPNRVYAATRTGIWRTTDGGASWQQVHATDVRGGAMDLAIRTDQPTDFLFATIGTFAQAAILRNKDAAGNGNWETVLNETGMGRTSLAIAPSDQSTVYAMSASIESRFDFNYTHGLHAVFRSTSNGDTGSWSARVRNTDPTRLNTVLLSNTIFAFLNECRIFSGPTTFFNQGWWDNVIAVDPLNPDIVFAGGIDLFRSDDGGANWGLISHWWASPESPRYSHADHHDIVFHPQYDGVRNQTMFVTSDGGIERTDNARGPSAQGDQAPCSTENGGVFWRSLNNGYSVTQFYHGTAYQNARFYFGGTQDNGTVRGGDSTGINWGRVFGGDGGYVAIDPVNLLTQYVSTPNGSFYVTNDGGRTFEIGSFGLADRRFLFITPFAMDPKDPKRFWTGGQRMWQCDNAMVFWDFGSAPLYEGDSFSSVSAIAISPQDSNIVLAGRADGFIHRTTAALSSNRETVWPAVQPREGFVSSLAFDPKNPSVVYATYSTFGGNHIWQSTDAGASWMPFDGVGSGRLPDLPVHSVLVDPGNSARVFVGTDLGVFTTLDSGRTWLVENTGFANTVVQTLCQDNGNLVAFTHGRGAWKVSLAAQPDPTPAIAGFFPASGPVGTTVTVSGSNFTGATQVRFGDVPATSFSVASANQLTAVVPSGTPGGQLRVTTPKGTAVSAGSFTVTFAPPTITSFSPTSGESGTVVTINGTQFTGTTDVQFGRTSAPFEVLSSTQLQATVPIGADSGPIVVTTANGTATSQEAFTVIVKIPKILGFEPQRGPVGTQVTINGMNLSNTGGVRFGNVAASAFQVLSDTQLRATVPTGATTGAISVITPTGGASSESAFVVEGPDFSLTATASNPTPARGGKITVTMAIARTNGLTDQITVTAPALAGFKFKPASQTTSGSSVSFTVKIKNNAPQSQQTLVFSGRDASGRIRTVELVITIR
- a CDS encoding HAD family phosphatase, whose translation is MSRAVIFDFDGVIVNSEPIHFQGLNRALAPEGIDVSWEQYQERYLAFDDKTCFSAVFQDWGCELSLSKRTELIERKAEIVHQLMEGRESLFPGVMELIPRLATIVPLAVNSGALRAEIELVLTGTGLRHHFTTIVSSEDITRCKPDPEGYLLALQRLNEFLNPHPWLQPKDCWVIEDSVQGVESAIRAGMKCLAVTNSYPAEALSRATHIVSTLEGWQP
- a CDS encoding UDP-3-O-acyl-N-acetylglucosamine deacetylase; protein product: MRPQTTLARAVHTTGIGLHTGTPVELTIFPAPPDTGYVFRRADLNGFELSATPHHVAHVSYATTLMRKGVMVSTVEHLLSALHGCQVDNAIIELNSFEVPILDGSALPFVELIEAASVVELPAIGQTLRILRSVEIIDGARRIAIHPYQGFRIESTIDFPHPVIGRQTSALDLTPENYRREIAPARTFGFIHEAEALRKSGLVRGASLENAVVLDKEKVLNPEPLRFSDEFGRHKVLDIVGDLALLGMPIEGRIVAERSGHGLHSALMAKLIRETDAWEVTEADVDLPAILAANGFFREAVRA